The Methanobacterium lacus genome includes a region encoding these proteins:
- a CDS encoding ArsR/SmtB family transcription factor gives MMLRIEPDDEDRSEELEELFKALGNVNRLILIYCLASTEKKSFSVTEMAEMMGLTQPAASQHLKILKTVNILHSNKQGNYIYYTFNKNALVEHKEKIDSLFCCVFNKCEHNEE, from the coding sequence ATGATGCTAAGAATTGAACCTGATGACGAAGATCGATCAGAGGAATTGGAAGAATTATTTAAAGCTCTGGGAAATGTCAACAGGTTGATTCTTATTTACTGCTTGGCATCAACGGAAAAAAAAAGCTTCAGCGTCACTGAAATGGCAGAGATGATGGGCTTAACCCAGCCAGCAGCATCACAACACTTGAAAATACTCAAAACTGTAAACATACTACATTCCAATAAACAAGGAAATTATATTTACTACACATTCAATAAAAACGCCCTCGTTGAACACAAAGAAAAAATTGACTCCCTTTTTTGTTGTGTTTTCAACAAATGCGAACACAACGAAGAATGA
- the lon gene encoding endopeptidase La, with amino-acid sequence MNDINVNKKLSVLVISDKVLIQGTKMTLKIGKKVGGELYQKVANDDFQAIAVAVKEDNLEGLYSESDLYSIGTLIRIENIKPLKDFYQIMVQVEERVEIEDVIPDGPGFKATYRVVPDIVDLDEETQQEIVEHIKDLVSEMSQNFKGSQTYVEQINKLNDLGQIMGYVYPYLRISIEEQQELLEIRSLKDKSLKFIDILIEQKESINFQMELAAKFNNEMNRTHRENMLKEQLKAIQEELNDSQGGSGKKDYRELIEESEMPEEVKETAFEEVDKLDRQGPHSSEENIIRSYLDLLTTLPWGKSEIKDVDIEAARKLLNEQHYGLEKVKDRIIQHLTVMKLKQNKQGSILLLVGPPGTGKTSLGKSIAEVLGREYVRISLGGVKDEAEIRGHRRTYLGALPGRIIQGMKRAGTTNPVFILDEVDKLMAAYNGDPASALLEVLDPEQNDSFSDHYLEVPYDLSDVFFIATANSFRDIPGPLRDRMETIEIGSYTSHEKFNIAKQHLIPEVLEDHGIDSEQLQIEDEALKTIIEKYTREAGVRGIKRQLSAVARVVSEKIVLGNVELPYVVKSDMLYDILGHELTQYNRAGKNNPPGVVTGLAWTPVGGDILFIEGAFMPGTGKLTLTGQLGDVMKESAKISQTLIRSRLAFNMKNAEFDKKDLHIHVPSGAIPKDGPSAGVALLSTIASLVTGHEVDPKLAMTGEISLRGAVLPVGGIKEKVLAAHRAGINRIILPKENVKDLDDVPEDVKTEITFIPVETVEDVIKETIGIELPKPMIMGITNDDHVPGGAGI; translated from the coding sequence ATGAACGATATAAATGTTAATAAAAAATTGTCAGTACTAGTCATATCAGACAAGGTCTTGATACAGGGCACCAAGATGACCCTCAAGATCGGTAAAAAAGTAGGTGGTGAACTCTACCAAAAAGTTGCCAATGATGATTTTCAAGCCATAGCTGTGGCAGTTAAAGAAGATAATTTAGAGGGACTTTATTCAGAGTCTGATCTCTACAGCATCGGAACCCTGATCCGAATAGAAAATATCAAACCATTGAAAGATTTCTACCAAATAATGGTCCAAGTAGAAGAAAGGGTAGAAATAGAAGATGTAATTCCTGATGGTCCAGGATTTAAAGCAACCTACAGAGTTGTACCAGACATCGTTGATCTCGATGAAGAAACTCAACAGGAAATTGTTGAACACATCAAGGATCTAGTATCTGAAATGAGTCAAAACTTTAAAGGCTCACAGACCTACGTAGAACAGATAAACAAGTTAAATGACTTAGGCCAGATCATGGGATACGTCTACCCATACCTCAGGATTTCAATAGAAGAACAGCAAGAACTCCTTGAAATCAGATCTCTCAAGGATAAAAGTTTAAAATTTATAGACATCCTTATAGAACAGAAAGAATCCATCAACTTCCAAATGGAACTAGCTGCCAAATTCAACAATGAAATGAACAGAACCCACAGGGAAAACATGTTGAAAGAACAGTTAAAAGCTATTCAGGAAGAACTGAACGACTCCCAAGGTGGAAGTGGCAAAAAAGATTACAGAGAACTGATTGAAGAATCTGAAATGCCGGAAGAAGTCAAGGAAACAGCATTTGAAGAAGTTGACAAATTAGACAGACAAGGACCACACAGTTCAGAAGAAAACATCATCAGAAGCTACCTAGATCTCCTAACAACCCTTCCATGGGGAAAAAGTGAAATAAAAGATGTGGATATTGAAGCAGCTAGAAAATTGCTCAATGAACAGCATTATGGACTTGAAAAGGTCAAAGATCGTATAATCCAGCACCTGACTGTGATGAAACTAAAACAAAACAAACAGGGATCCATACTTCTCCTTGTGGGCCCACCAGGAACTGGAAAAACCAGTTTAGGTAAAAGCATAGCAGAAGTTTTAGGAAGGGAATATGTGAGAATAAGTCTTGGAGGAGTTAAAGACGAAGCAGAAATAAGGGGCCACAGAAGAACCTACTTAGGAGCCCTTCCAGGAAGAATCATACAGGGAATGAAAAGAGCCGGAACAACCAACCCAGTATTTATTCTGGACGAAGTTGATAAGCTCATGGCAGCCTACAATGGTGACCCTGCAAGTGCACTCCTAGAGGTGCTTGATCCTGAACAAAACGACAGCTTCTCAGACCACTACCTCGAGGTACCCTACGACCTTTCAGATGTGTTCTTCATTGCAACAGCCAACTCCTTCAGAGATATTCCAGGACCGCTCAGAGACCGTATGGAAACCATAGAAATAGGCAGTTACACCAGCCACGAAAAATTCAACATAGCCAAACAACACCTCATACCAGAAGTACTTGAAGATCATGGAATCGACTCTGAACAGCTTCAAATAGAGGATGAAGCACTTAAAACCATTATAGAAAAGTACACAAGAGAAGCAGGTGTTAGGGGAATAAAAAGACAGCTTTCGGCAGTTGCAAGGGTTGTATCTGAAAAGATCGTTCTTGGAAATGTTGAACTACCATATGTTGTAAAATCAGACATGCTTTACGACATACTTGGACACGAACTCACCCAGTACAACAGAGCAGGTAAAAACAACCCTCCAGGAGTTGTTACCGGACTAGCATGGACTCCAGTAGGTGGAGATATACTGTTCATTGAAGGTGCCTTCATGCCGGGAACAGGTAAATTAACACTCACAGGACAGTTAGGAGATGTCATGAAGGAATCAGCTAAAATATCCCAGACATTGATTCGTTCAAGACTGGCCTTCAACATGAAAAATGCTGAGTTCGATAAAAAGGACCTTCACATACATGTACCTTCAGGAGCAATACCTAAAGATGGTCCATCTGCAGGTGTAGCTCTCTTGAGTACCATAGCATCACTAGTAACAGGTCACGAAGTCGATCCTAAACTGGCAATGACCGGTGAAATATCCTTGAGGGGAGCCGTACTTCCAGTTGGAGGAATCAAAGAAAAGGTACTTGCAGCCCACCGTGCAGGAATAAACCGTATAATCCTGCCTAAAGAGAATGTGAAAGACCTTGACGATGTTCCAGAAGATGTTAAAACTGAGATAACTTTCATACCAGTGGAAACTGTTGAAGATGTTATCAAAGAAACCATAGGAATTGAACTTCCAAAACCTATGATCATGGGCATTACCAACGACGACCATGTTCCTGGCGGAGCTGGAATCTAA
- a CDS encoding DUF1697 domain-containing protein, whose product MTTYISMVRGINVGSKRIKMADLRDIYTFLGFKPVKTYIQSGNVIFKSNIDDPDELGQRIAQKIFETYNYHVEIVIRTMEELKTVVQSCPFGNKEVEYLHVTFLSAIPGGDRVRSIDMENINGIKSTEEFKLLSKEIYLYLPEGYGRTKLNNNFFEKKLGLNATTRNWKTVNKLLEIAESL is encoded by the coding sequence ATGACTACATACATATCCATGGTAAGGGGAATTAACGTAGGAAGTAAAAGAATTAAAATGGCAGATTTGAGGGATATCTATACATTCCTGGGTTTTAAACCAGTTAAAACCTACATTCAAAGTGGTAATGTAATTTTTAAATCAAACATCGATGATCCAGATGAACTGGGCCAAAGAATAGCACAAAAAATATTTGAAACCTACAATTACCATGTGGAAATCGTAATAAGGACCATGGAAGAACTTAAAACCGTGGTTCAATCATGTCCATTTGGGAATAAAGAAGTGGAATATTTACATGTGACATTTCTTTCAGCAATACCTGGGGGAGATAGGGTTCGTTCAATAGATATGGAGAATATTAATGGAATTAAGAGTACTGAAGAATTTAAGTTGCTTTCTAAAGAGATCTATCTATATTTGCCCGAGGGTTACGGCAGAACTAAATTGAACAACAACTTCTTTGAGAAGAAATTGGGATTAAATGCCACAACAAGGAACTGGAAAACAGTTAATAAATTATTAGAAATAGCAGAGAGCTTATAA
- a CDS encoding winged helix DNA-binding domain-containing protein: protein MEPNEIAIERLESQHVGSGRIRSPAKLVSWLVAVQAQEYDGAKWSIGLRLRNKTDKYVENALKSKKIVRTWANRGTLHIVNSQDLKWLLNLIGPRLIRRSSRRYRELELDEKTLKTTGKILQEALSGTNGIQRSKLREILIENKISTEGQRFTFILQRASLEGLIHQGISIKNDPIYHSSEDLPSPQLTNEEALMEISKRYFHSHGPATLKDFVWWSGLTVKDAKTGLKSVKSELNRFEMGDKTYWSKISSITHEGQLQTWPNIKILPQYDDYLLAYQDRGASIDGKVKQLLKPKYGRFNQVILVSGKVTGTWKRKITKNNVDFKLNYFRPLSESENKALVSEIMCYSNFIDKTCTGIETNF, encoded by the coding sequence ATGGAACCAAATGAAATAGCAATTGAAAGGTTAGAAAGTCAACACGTAGGATCGGGTAGGATCAGATCCCCTGCCAAACTTGTGTCTTGGCTTGTGGCTGTACAAGCACAGGAATATGATGGTGCTAAATGGTCAATAGGGCTGAGATTAAGAAATAAAACAGATAAATATGTTGAAAATGCACTTAAATCCAAAAAAATAGTTAGAACATGGGCTAACAGGGGAACATTACATATAGTTAACTCCCAAGATTTGAAATGGCTGCTCAACTTAATAGGGCCACGTTTGATAAGAAGAAGTTCCCGAAGATATCGAGAACTGGAATTAGATGAAAAAACTCTGAAAACAACTGGAAAGATCCTTCAAGAAGCGCTTTCAGGCACAAATGGAATTCAAAGGTCCAAGTTAAGGGAAATTCTTATTGAAAATAAAATTTCAACAGAGGGACAGAGATTTACATTCATACTGCAAAGGGCTTCGTTGGAAGGTTTAATTCACCAGGGAATTTCAATTAAAAACGATCCAATCTACCATTCATCGGAAGATCTTCCATCACCACAACTCACAAATGAGGAGGCATTGATGGAAATTTCCAAACGATATTTCCATTCACATGGTCCTGCAACCCTTAAAGATTTTGTTTGGTGGTCAGGATTAACAGTTAAAGATGCAAAAACAGGATTAAAATCTGTAAAATCCGAACTAAACAGGTTTGAAATGGGAGATAAAACTTACTGGTCAAAAATTAGCTCCATAACTCATGAAGGGCAACTTCAAACTTGGCCAAATATTAAAATTCTACCACAGTACGATGATTATTTACTGGCGTACCAGGATCGTGGAGCATCCATTGATGGAAAAGTTAAACAACTTTTAAAACCAAAGTATGGCAGATTCAATCAGGTAATTCTAGTCAGCGGCAAAGTTACAGGAACATGGAAGCGCAAGATCACTAAAAATAACGTAGACTTTAAATTAAACTATTTCAGGCCCCTGAGTGAATCTGAGAATAAAGCATTAGTTTCTGAGATAATGTGTTACTCAAATTTCATTGACAAAACTTGTACAGGTATTGAAACCAATTTTTAA
- a CDS encoding MFS transporter, whose product MIHLQAKNRDKPEKLVLATLILVAGVANLNLSVANVALPSIGFAFDASQFQLNLVAVGYSLGLAASVLWFGAIGDHYGRKTMLIAGTLLAIPASLLAGLAPNIDVLIVARIIGGLAAGMAFPTTLALIAVLWSGNDRTKSIALWSGIGAAIAALGPVISGYLLLSFNWSSVFLITLPLAFLALLMAIKYVPAHINETPDSVDNVGGLLSLLMIGTLIMAINFAPVPNQGIFVLELLVFAVVALILFIYRQKHAKSPLYDLKVARRQIFWVAATAGIIVFGSLMGAMYIGQQFLQNILNYSTFNSGLTILPAVVCMVLVAPVSARLVSSRGSRFTLLLGYIFCLFGFLTMLLLWKEGIPYWKVGLAYAFIGVGVGFAGTPASHSLTGSVPLKREGMASGTADLQRDFGGAIMTSIFGALLTAGYAKSFSTKISGLPSSEQSQISNNIISELLKSFDSASNVALQYPQYSSNIISAAKFSFLAGDHWAYLAGILAIFIGGILIYFKFPNNEDEKTLLESYEAEDK is encoded by the coding sequence GTGATCCATTTGCAAGCGAAAAATCGGGACAAACCTGAAAAACTAGTTTTAGCCACTCTCATATTGGTTGCGGGTGTTGCGAATTTGAATCTTTCTGTTGCAAACGTTGCACTCCCCTCAATTGGTTTTGCATTTGATGCGTCTCAATTTCAATTAAATCTCGTTGCTGTTGGTTATTCTCTGGGTCTTGCTGCCTCTGTACTCTGGTTCGGTGCTATTGGTGATCATTACGGACGGAAAACCATGCTTATCGCAGGAACATTGCTTGCAATACCTGCTTCATTACTTGCAGGATTGGCACCGAATATTGATGTTCTTATTGTGGCACGTATCATAGGTGGTTTAGCTGCAGGTATGGCATTTCCAACTACCCTTGCATTGATAGCTGTTCTATGGTCTGGTAATGACAGGACAAAATCCATTGCCCTATGGTCCGGCATAGGTGCAGCCATTGCTGCTCTCGGACCAGTAATATCAGGTTATCTCCTTTTATCCTTCAACTGGAGTTCTGTGTTTTTAATTACGTTACCATTAGCATTCTTGGCATTGTTAATGGCAATAAAATATGTTCCAGCACATATAAATGAAACCCCAGATTCTGTAGACAATGTAGGGGGACTTTTATCCCTTTTAATGATCGGAACACTTATAATGGCCATAAACTTCGCACCGGTACCTAATCAAGGAATTTTCGTACTGGAATTACTGGTCTTTGCTGTTGTGGCCCTTATACTATTTATTTACAGACAAAAACATGCCAAGAGTCCATTGTACGACTTGAAAGTTGCAAGACGCCAGATATTTTGGGTGGCAGCAACTGCAGGGATCATTGTATTTGGTTCCCTCATGGGTGCCATGTACATTGGACAGCAATTTCTCCAGAATATACTGAACTACTCCACCTTTAATTCTGGCCTAACTATTTTACCTGCTGTGGTGTGCATGGTGCTGGTGGCTCCAGTTTCTGCTAGGCTCGTAAGCTCCAGAGGTTCCAGATTCACCCTGCTTTTAGGTTACATTTTTTGTTTATTCGGATTTTTAACCATGCTCCTTCTTTGGAAGGAGGGCATTCCCTACTGGAAGGTGGGGCTTGCATATGCATTCATTGGTGTAGGAGTTGGATTTGCAGGCACCCCTGCATCACATTCACTCACTGGATCCGTTCCTCTGAAGCGTGAGGGAATGGCATCAGGGACTGCGGATCTTCAGCGAGATTTTGGAGGGGCAATCATGACCTCAATCTTCGGCGCTCTTTTAACTGCGGGCTATGCAAAGTCCTTCAGTACAAAAATTTCTGGACTTCCAAGTTCGGAACAAAGTCAAATTTCGAACAATATCATCTCCGAGCTTCTTAAATCATTTGACAGTGCATCAAATGTTGCTCTGCAGTATCCGCAGTACTCGTCAAATATAATAAGTGCTGCGAAATTCTCTTTCTTAGCTGGAGATCATTGGGCTTATTTGGCAGGAATACTGGCAATTTTCATTGGCGGGATTCTCATATACTTCAAATTCCCAAATAATGAAGATGAAAAAACATTGCTTGAAAGCTACGAAGCTGAAGATAAATAG
- a CDS encoding beta strand repeat-containing protein, with product MVFTNKNIALTACFVLFFLIIISVGGFYLASAEGNSNTIYVNPVSGNDANDGYSWSTAKATLANAITTASNNGTIYLADGNYNTTANYNLTINKNLTLKGQSQTGTVINAEEVSGIFNVTANITCTIENLTLENGNATNGGAINNMGTLSLNTCTLQNNSASNYGGAINNEGFYGQATANIANCTFLSNNATDGGAIINEGAYGSAVCNINNNTFWNNSALYVGGAIFNGGIYGNAKATITNNKLLNNHSKGHGGSSGAIDNAGDYGNVTATISNNILSNNSATFVGGAIEDTGFYGNNTNTTISSNIFINNAAINGGAVINDGDRGNNLVTTVTNNTFLNNTATNGGAISNAGDYGNVTASVDNNHFLTNTATDGGAIDNSGNYGNVTVTVNSNTLLNNTALEGGAIINDGDYGSQVNAMLNNNTFINNAAKDYGGAVYNTGDYSNSTVTISNCTIINNTSNRFGGGIDNEGNYGVVTSTITNNIIANNTAADGGAINNNGNYGNATTTITNNTITDNTATDNGGAVYNTIEDGYANVTLNYNHIDNNTVIEVYNEDATISAENNWWGTNFKGTDPESAGMTNFNIQTWLY from the coding sequence ATGGTCTTTACAAATAAAAACATTGCTTTAACAGCTTGTTTTGTATTATTTTTTTTGATAATTATCTCGGTCGGAGGGTTTTACCTTGCATCTGCTGAGGGCAACAGCAACACCATCTACGTCAACCCTGTAAGTGGTAACGATGCTAATGATGGTTATAGTTGGTCAACTGCGAAGGCAACCCTGGCAAATGCCATCACAACAGCTTCAAACAACGGAACAATTTATTTAGCAGATGGGAATTACAACACGACTGCTAACTACAACCTAACCATCAACAAGAACTTGACTCTTAAGGGTCAGAGTCAAACTGGAACAGTCATTAATGCAGAGGAAGTTAGTGGCATATTCAATGTAACTGCTAACATTACTTGCACGATAGAAAATTTAACACTTGAAAATGGTAATGCAACCAACGGGGGAGCAATTAATAACATGGGAACATTATCACTCAACACATGCACTTTACAAAACAACTCTGCATCAAATTATGGTGGTGCAATCAATAACGAAGGATTCTATGGTCAAGCCACAGCCAACATAGCTAATTGCACATTTTTAAGCAACAATGCAACAGATGGTGGTGCCATTATCAATGAAGGAGCTTATGGTAGTGCTGTATGTAATATAAATAATAATACGTTCTGGAACAACTCTGCACTATACGTTGGCGGTGCAATATTTAATGGAGGTATTTATGGTAATGCCAAAGCCACTATAACTAATAATAAGCTCCTAAATAATCATTCAAAGGGACATGGAGGTAGTAGTGGTGCTATTGACAATGCAGGTGATTACGGAAATGTTACTGCCACGATATCCAACAACATACTATCCAACAACTCAGCAACATTTGTTGGTGGGGCCATTGAAGACACTGGATTTTATGGTAACAACACCAACACAACCATAAGCAGCAATATATTCATAAATAACGCTGCAATAAATGGCGGTGCTGTTATAAACGATGGAGATCGGGGTAATAACCTCGTAACTACCGTAACAAACAATACATTCCTAAACAACACTGCAACCAACGGCGGTGCAATTTCAAATGCAGGTGACTATGGTAATGTTACGGCTTCTGTCGATAATAATCATTTCCTAACTAATACTGCCACCGACGGAGGGGCCATCGATAATTCAGGAAATTATGGTAATGTTACAGTCACTGTAAACAGCAACACACTTTTAAATAACACTGCATTAGAAGGCGGTGCCATCATAAACGATGGAGATTATGGTAGTCAAGTTAATGCGATGTTAAACAATAATACATTCATAAATAATGCTGCAAAAGATTATGGTGGTGCTGTGTACAATACTGGAGATTACAGTAACTCTACTGTAACCATTAGTAACTGTACCATTATAAACAATACTTCAAACAGATTTGGTGGCGGAATTGATAATGAAGGGAATTATGGGGTTGTAACATCTACAATAACCAACAATATTATTGCAAACAACACAGCAGCTGATGGTGGAGCTATAAATAATAATGGAAATTACGGTAACGCAACTACGACCATCACCAACAACACAATCACAGACAACACTGCAACTGATAATGGAGGTGCAGTTTACAACACAATAGAAGATGGATATGCTAATGTTACTTTAAACTACAACCATATTGATAATAATACAGTAATAGAAGTGTATAATGAAGACGCTACAATTAGTGCAGAAAATAACTGGTGGGGAACCAACTTCAAAGGAACAGATCCAGAATCTGCTGGCATGACTAACTTCAACATCCAAACATGGCTGTATTAA
- a CDS encoding Ig-like domain-containing protein, translating into MIIFAFLILFTGSVSATNDTTAPTVTDINPDTGATNVPGNIIINVTFS; encoded by the coding sequence ATGATTATTTTTGCATTCTTAATATTATTTACAGGTTCAGTATCTGCAACTAACGATACCACAGCCCCGACTGTTACAGATATCAATCCAGATACGGGTGCAACAAATGTACCGGGAAATATAATAATCAATGTCACTTTCAGTTAA